ATAGAATAAAGAAGTGATGGCATGTTatttctgagattaggttatagACACTGCAGTTGCCACTTTGgtcgctttctctctctcccgTGAATCACTCATTCTGGGTAAAaaccagctgccatgtcatgaaCAGGTCCATGTAGAGCCCACCTGGCAAGGAAATCAATTTTCCTACAACCTCGGGAGGGAGCTTAGAAGCTGATCCTTGAGCTCCAGTTAAGCCTAAAGGAAagtttttcttaaagggccaggtagtaaatagtTTAGTCCTTGCAGGTCATGTGGTCCCTATTGCAAACTACTCAACTCTACCGTTgtacacaaacaaaaaataatgggtatggctgtgttccaataaaactttatttacaaaaagaggcAGTAGTTTGTTAACTTTCCCATGACTGCAGCCGAGGCCCACAGCTTGACAGCAATATCATGAAACCCTGAACGAGGACCACCCTGATAATCTGCTGCTTAGATTCCTGATCCTCAGAAACCGTAAACTGACTGTTTTAATCTGCTATGCTTGGCGTAATGGAAATAACACACCCTCACCTATCACcgcccaccccccaacacacataccCCTTCACCTTTCTAGTTTTACCTCATCCTTCTACTCTCTACCACACACTCAGCTCAGCAGCCTCTCTGTTGTTCCTTGGATGTAGCAGAGGCactcctgcctcagagcctttgttcTGTTATTCTGTGTCTGGATGCTTCTCCCCCAGGTATCTAGTTGGATCCACTAGCTCCTTCAGGTCTTTCCTCAACTGAGCCCTTCTCAGTAAAGCCTTTCCTGACCCTATAGACAAATTCAACGTGCCTCACTCCCTACATTCCTTATCTCTGAttttttcttcataacatttaCCACCATGTACCACACATTTTACTGTCTTCCTCCACTGGAGTATAAGCTTCACGAAGACAAATGCTTCTATTTTGTACTGCAGTATCCCCAACTCTAGCATGCAGTTGCTCTCAATAAATTGGTTAAATGAATGCGCTTGTCTCAACTAACCTGCCAACTCCTTAAAGGCATGCATATCTTACCTGGCCTAGTGTACCCAGGTCTTAGCACACAACATCAAATGCTAAATTAACTGTGTTTCTGAAAGATTACTCTAGGGGAGAAATTAAGGAGGCAGCTGGTGTTTGCAACACTTGATCCTCACCCGTGCCCACACTGTTTAGTACTACCCATGTGCACAGGACTAGCAGCTATCTTCACCTAGATCCTTCCTCTGAGCTCTAAACCTACACTATATTCAACTTCATGCTTGACACCTTCTGGACCTCAAATTCAGCATGGTCTAAACCTACTCTTGCCTTCTTCCAATGTTATCAAACTTGGCACATGCCACCCTCTAAGCCCACTGTATGTCACCCTTGACATTTCTCCCTTTCCACCAACGTCCATCACCAAGTCCCACAAATTTTATCCTCTGAAAAATCTCTCACATCTATCTACTTCTCCCATCTCCAACACCTCTTACCTACCATCATGGATACAGCCATAAGCCTCCTGCCTCCCTGCATCCAATGACTGCCACCGAAAACCATTTTTCGTAACACAGACACTGATCTTTTTCAATGCTCATCTCATTAACACTCCACTTAAAATTCAGTAGCTTACCATTTCTCTCAAGATTAAAAGGAAGCATCAGCTTCTGTCCTACATGTGCTGGTTTCTGCTTACCTTTCCAGATTCTTCTCATAACCAGTCATTCCATTCCAGATGCACTGGATGCCAACCAGATCCTCAATGTCCTGAGAATTTTACctatgctgttccctctggctGGAAAACCCTTTTCTCTTTACCCAGAGATTACTTTGCCTGTTCTAGGTCAGCTCAAACACTTCCCTAAGTTACTTTCCTTGACTTCCatcaaattcctttttaaaacccCTCTTCTTTGTTGTACTTTATATGATTATTTGGACAGTTTCCCTCACCATACCAGAAAacaggctgttttttctccattgcatcCACAATGCTCAACAGAGCAAGCACATAGTAGGATGTCGGTAACTACTGGTGGAAAACATGAACAATTCAAATGGGGCAGAGTCAGGGAGTTGCTGTGTAACACTGGTGAGTACTTAAAACAAGTTAATTCTCTTAATAAGAGAATTAAAACTTTTAACACTCCCCAAACCAATTATATTCATCTGTATTAGGCTGGTATAGTCAAGATCTGGCAACATGATTCTACTGCTATCAGGACTCACAGCCCATGCCTGAGGTACTAATACCACCTTGGGACCAATGGAAAAGCAAACTTATGTGGCTCCCATAATTCTTATCTACAATTTGGATTTTGACAAACCATGCTGCTTAGAGCTCTCAAAGGTTGCTTTACTTGGGAGAAAGGGTCTATCTACTAAAAAGTTTTAAGCAACAGAAGACCAACATTTTTAGCATGATCAGGAGGCAGGTTGAGAGAGAAGATTCCAACTGGCTGACTGAATTATAATTTTTCAGACAAGGAACACAGAAACAGTTTAGTGGGCAAGATAGTAAGAGTTCTGATTTGAAGGTTTTGAGTTTCTAGTGCCCACAAGGCATCTGGACAGAGACCTCTAATAGGTAAGCTGGTTTAGAGCAGTACTATGCTCAACTCAGAGAGCCTTTAGGCTAATTAGGAAAGTTGCTCCTTTGAAGCAAAGGGCAGGAGTGATTCAATATTGAGCATCTACGTGCAAGAACTGTTCTAGGCACTCAGGATTTCATTTATAAACTGTACAACGATATGTGGGACTGTCaagagaatttaaatattttattacataaagTTATACCCAAAATTgtgcttcagtttttcactatatACTTTAACTTGAGGACATGTGTAAAAGCTGTACACTTCAGAAATCCTGGAAGAATTTCCAATAGGCTATTTAAATACTGCTTacagaaagtattaaaaaaaaaaaaaaaaaagaacaggggagtacaaatgaacttatttacaaaacagaagtaacagatgtagaaaacaaacttatggttaccagaggataagtgccgggcgggcggggggggggggggataaattgggagactgggtgggactgacatgtacacactactatacataaaacagatgactaataagaacctgctgtatagcacagggaactctactcagtactgtgcaatggcctatatgggaaaagaatcttaaaaaaaaagagtgcatgtgtgtaactgattcactttgctgtacacctgaaactaacacaacattgtaaatcaactatactccaataaaaatttttttaaaaaataaaggaaagccaGCACCATATAAACAGCATACACTTAAAACAAAGAGATGAATGCTTAACATACAATGTTTTTTATTCATTGATAAACTAAAGGTCCATTTCAAGATGTTTCTCTTGTatacttcatttgttttattaGCAAGCAAAGCCCTGAAAGGGCTGGCTTCATCTAGTCCTCAGACTCGGATCCATCTTCATCTTGACTAATCTGGAAGTAACGAAGTTCGTAAGTCTCCTTGTCAGATGCAACCACACGAAGCCAATCACGAAGATTGTTCTTTTTAAGGTATTTCTTGGTAAGGTATTTcaaatacctttaaaataaaaacatgaatttcATAAAATACCTTCGATGTAAAGGCTTATTATATAAGATGTGCACTGTCACATTCATCTTCTGTGTTCCCAGTTCCCTccaaaatatttcctttcatttgtatTAAGCATTGAGTGAGGTTGCTAGGGATATAAATAAGGCAGCATCTCACCGCAATTAAAATCAGTTTATGCCCTACCAAAACCCTtatttctcccctccccaaatAAACTTTATGCTTGAGAGCATTAATCATAGTTTCCTCTTCAGTCTTACTGCCACAttagattttttaattaaacaacatATGATCTCATTCAATTGTTATGTACTAAAATGTCAACATTCTCTTCCCCACTATCAACCTCCCTAACCTTAATCCCACCTTGAATAAACAAGAGGCAACCTGTCAACAGTGCTGAATCACAAGTGATTCACAAGTTTAAAATTATCTAGTCTTGCAACTAGCATATGGCTCAGTCCTTAGCTTACAGCAGGGCCTAATTTCATCATTCCAGCCATTCTCACCATTTACATTTTACAGCAATCCTGAACTCCCAAGCATTCCTCTCAAGTCTCCCTGCCCTTTGTTAATGTTGCTCCCTGTTAGGAATACTTCATTCCACTGGCAATGCTAAGCTTATTCTCAGGTTCTCTGCAAATTCTTGCTGTACCAATCTCTACCTTCAATGTAACAGTTACAGTACTGCATTTATAACAATTATCTGCATGTCTATAAGATCCTTGAAGACAGATACTTCATCTCCAAATACCTAGTGATTAATTCATGACCACAGCTAACATGCACTGCTACCACCTTAATCCAAGCCGCCATTTCCTACCACAATAGGCTCCTAAGTCTTCAGTTTCCACCATCAATCTTCCTCAGCCACAACAATCAATTCCTTAATTTGCATGGCTCACTACTGCATTTCATTTAGATGAAGCTTTCACTGACCACTTTATACATCAACCTTCTTTATGCACTTACACAGCACTTATCAACTACTTAATATTGCATTTCATTATCTCTCTTCTCCACTAGAATTTAAATTCCTTGGTAGTGGGTACTTAGTCTGCTTGGTTCACTGCTAGGCTACTCAGTCCTGCAACAGTGCTGCCATGTATTATTTACTATTTGTCAAGTAAACTGAATGAACGAAAACTGGCTGCAAGATTAACGTTAAAGACTTTACCTTTGATTGGCTGCTTCTACTAGACAACCAAAACTAAGAAAGTTGGGACACTACTCCCAAGTTACACAACAGACAAGTTTCTTCAAACATATTCTAATATTAAAGCACCcaacattgttaaaaaaaaaaaccatggaaaACAAATACCAACCTTTTAGAGAACTGTTTCTCAGAAACAACTGTGATTTTATTCTTGAAGCATTCAATGTGAACAACATTCCCAAGATTTCCAGTTTTTCCATTCACTTTAACCTTCTCCCGTAGAAACTGTtcctattttaaaacagaaaaaatgccACACTAGGGAAGAAAACCCTAGATATTCACTAGGGAAGGTACCCTAGGAACAGAGCTTAGGTCAAAATCAAATATTACACACTCAATTCATTTTTAAGAACTCTACTACAATGATAAAAAACAAGCTGAGTAGAGTGATACTTACAAAATTTCCAGAATCAAAAATTCCATCTTCTACTGGATGAGTAAGGTCCAAATTAAACTTCCAGGTTGACTTCTTAGGCTTCCTGTCTTTCTTCTACAGAAAGTTAATATAATTATGGCTCTCTACAAGAATTTATTCACTTTATATACAAAATCAAAGATCTGTATCAGTGCAGTATTGTAAAATGAGGCTATATACATGAAATGGTGCGAAATTCTAAAAAAATTGCTTAATACTTATCAGATATACCCTAACTTTTTTTAAACCAGGCTACGTGTAGGGGAGTACACTCATGAACTTGGTTAAAATCAAGTTTTATGAAATCCGACGGAAATTTCCCCTGCTCACCACATAAGTGCCTCACAAGTGCAAAACTCAAGAAAGCGCAAAGTATATGCTGAACTACCATTGTTTCCTTCATCAGAAGATTCCAAAGAATCCTATTTTGCAAATGGAAAAGATTAAGATAATCAATCTACTTTCTACTACAAGTTTAAACTAAAAAATATCCACCTAGCTTGGTTTGAACCACTAACCAGGCCCATTTTGTTCAAGTTATCAAGACTTAAGTTTTGTGGgcttttattattgatattttccagACCACAGATGTTCAATTTTAAGTTACCAGGCACTACTTTATTACTGCCATCCCCACTGCAGATGGGGAAACAAGTAGTGTACCACCTAGTCCAAGCTCAGCTGCATGCCAGAATAGGATATTCCGCCCACTAACGTGTAGGGAATTCAATCCTTAATGCTGTTATGGGTGAGGAAAACGGAGGGGAGAGATACCTTTaatctggtaatttttttttaaacatgcattATTTAGTTTTCCATACCCCAAACTTTTAGGCCAATACCGCGGAATAAGGCTTCACGTAAAATCCAACCAAATGGATACCAAGCACTAATGCCAGTTTGCTTTCTTAGGCAGTGGAATACTTTGTGCCAAAAAAATTTATCCAGAACTTGGAACTGGTAAAAGAGAAAACTAGGAACTGGCCTTGATTGGGCAATTTATACCTCTGTTGGGATAACAGTTAACTTCGGAAAGGCAAATAATTTATCTGGGGGGAGAAATAAGCCCAGAGGGTTTTGGACATTATCTAGTTTCGTATTTAACCCAGCAATTTTACCCTAACATCAAATGTTCTTTGGACCGGCTTTAACGTATTACTGGTTCCCTTATTAATAAATAAAGTCTTTGAAGCATGTTCCTTTTCTATTTGCTTAAGAGTCATGGCtttcacctttaaaaaacaaacaaacaaacaaacaaactcgtTATGAGATAATGAAGAAACTTCTTCTCCAACTTAGTTTTAAAGTTCTCTGAAACTTCTGCAACCGCGGCTATCCCGGGAGTTAAGTGTCTCGGGTCTCTCCCCGCCCTGGCTAGGCCACTCGACCGGGCCTGCCCGATTACCCACATTTGCTTCCTACTGCAAATAAACCGGTTATCATCGGCGATACCAGGCGcgagggagaaaagaaatggcCCAAATGCTGTCTCGCTAGCCCCGTTCACCGTCgtgcctcctccttccctgcgCTCCCACGACCACCCATCCTAACCCAATTCTGGGCCCAGCTCGAACTCCTCCAGACCACATGGCAGTTGCCAGGAGTCAGCAACTTATCTTAACAACCTGGTTGTGTTCGTAACCCAAGTCTCCATTTTTACCCTTCCTCGACCTAGAGTTTGACGCTCCCAGCCCGCCAGCTGCAAAAATCATCTACATCGGAGTAATATACTCCCGGCGAGACCACCATCACTCACCACAGCCATCTTGCACGCCTGCCGCGTTATCCGAGAAAATGCGGAGACCAGCGGCACGTATTTATACCAAAGCGTGCTGCGTCACGCGCCGAGAACGTAAGATCGCCGCCTCCCGGAAGAGAACTTGGGAGGAGCGCGGAGGCCAGTAACCCAGGAAACCGGGGGCGTAGCCTGGAGGTCAGTAGGCAGTCACTTTTCCTGAGAGCGCCCACCAGCGACGGTAGCTGAAACCGTTCACGATTTTACGCTGGTGACGACAAACGCTGGTTGACCACAGTGGTCTCTCCGGTTGCTTGCTGGGAGGCCGCTCCAAATGCACACACCCGAGGGATACAGGAAACATTTTTCACTAATCGCCTGGATCTTTTTTCCAATCAGGGCAAGGCAATGTCTCAGGTTCCTTTGGGATCTCCTGTCTTATATTGCAATTATAACcttccagcaaaaaaaaatttttctgtatatatgtttttaagtCTTGTCTTCTAAATGACTGTTGAGGGAAATCAGTGTTTCAGGGAGCCAAAACAAACTTGGttcttgaggagaaaaaaaaaaacccccaaaccaaaaaacaaccaaaaaaaaccttTAGCGAAGAGTACATAGTGCTCACTTGTTCACACATTGTGtgtaatttattctattttataggTTTTGGAGTTAATCCTAGGACTCCCGACTTTCATCCAAAAAGCCTTTCAGTTAATACTCAAGGAATATTTGCTGAGACCTAACTACTAAAATGTAAAAGACACACCAGGATGGATGTACAGTGGTGATAGTCTTgatgacaaaaggaaaaaagaagtagTTTTTGAGTTTCGAAGGATTGTAAGTTGACGTCGTTTCAGAAAAGTGGCATGCCTCTCAGCGTTTGGCAATATTTTTTGGTGAGGTTAAACTGTCATGCGGGGGCCCAGGGGTAGCAGATGGGGTGGACTTTTGTTGTTAATTTGGAGGGTGACCCTAGAAAGCAACCGCTGTGTATTTCCTTTATGACACTGATTAGTAATAGTGAGAACTATACTTTAACGAAGCATACAACGTGTAGGTTGTAAAAAGAGGTGTTGAATTCCTAGAAGAAATCCGTTTCaagattttttgcttgtttgctttaaGAACCACTATGACTTCATTTGTTTTCCAAACATTAAGGGGAAAGAAGAGCCATTAGCATTTTCTCCTTGAGGGCTGCCCAGGCTGAAAAGCAGAAATGATCCTTGTACTATTGGATGTTTTGAAAATAAGCCATTAATTGAGGCATTTATTACTTTGTTGCTTGCTTTTGGCAACCTTCCATGTCATGACAAAAAATCCTTAAGAACGATTAAGCCATTTGTACAAAGTGGGTATTAAAAACAACATGTGTTTCAAAATAACTAGTAATTCCAAAATTACTAAATAGAAACTATAACCgaaaaaaaaccctcttaattaggaaaaaaaaaccaaaaaaatatgtTAACCAGAAATGTGAAGATAGTAAGGTTAAATATGGTAAATAACCAAATTTTAAACAcacaatctctctccctctctctctctctccatgtatatatatatatgtatatacatatacaatgccTGTCAACACCCCAtagatactttttattttgacaatAGATTCTAAAACATATGAAATAATAGGTGTCTAAAAAGAGCCAAGACAATTTAGAACAATGAAGGGAAGTTGTCTTTTCTGCAATTCAAATATAAGATCTTATAATATATGATAGATACATTTCTGATATATTATAAACTTCAGTCATTGGATCTATATGATAATAGAGCCTGAATAGAGCAGTAAAATATAGAAGGATATGGCAGATTAGATTCACAGGGAAACCCTCCCATATGTAGCCTCCTTTAAAAACTGGCTAAAATATAGTTTTATCAATAATTTCTAATGTATGGTTAAGTTGGTggaaaagtaaaagaatttttttggAGACAGAAATGACCAGTTTTCATGCTCATACAAGTTTAGGGCTAGAATTAGGTCAAATAGCATGAGAAAGCTCCAGCCTAAAAATGTAGTTTAAAAGTATGCTTGGCTTGGTAGTGCCAGGCAGAAGCAAATGCAAATAAgtatctttaatatatttaaaagcaaaaactatttaaaataccaTAAGGGAACCAGGGACAGTCGAAATTggccaggaatttttttttttttaaagaaccaagtagaacttctagaaattaaaaatagaagatcTTTAATTAGAAAAGTGGATGAGTTAAACAGGAGTAGACAACAACTGCAGAGAATATTAGTGAATGGGAAATTACTTAGAATAAAACATGCAAaagcaaagagatagaaaatataacagGCAGGTTAAGAGACAAGGATGTCAGAGTAAGAATGTTCCAGTTATGTCAAATGGGAGATCTAAAAGGatacaatagagaaaatggaggaaagggaaaattTAGAGAAATAACGGCTGAATTCTTAGATTCAGGAAGCCCAATAGACCTCAAGCAGGATGACTGAAAAGAAACGCACACCTAAACATTGTAGTAAAACTTCAAAACACAAACgcaaaattgttttgaaagcatcctgaaagaaaaatcaaaatatttactaACAGGGGTTATATTAACAGCTGGCTTCACATCAGCAATAATGGAAGCCAGAAGCAGAGGATTATCTTCAAAATGCTAAGAGAAAATAACTGTCTACCTAGaactaaaaagtataaaactaTCTTTCAAGAGTAGAGATGCGTTTAAGACATTTTTAGATAACACAACGGAAAATCTGCTATCAGCAGAcccccaggaaaggaactctgaaaaatatacttcaagataaaggaaaagaatccgAGAAAGAAGGCCTATGGGCCAAAGGAAATAGTGAGCAAAGAAAATGGCTAACTTGTGAGTGAATCTAAACAAacacctactgtataaaaaaaaacatgtttattttgtgGGCTTAGGGTGCtagtaatgttctgtttcttgatcttggTGGCGGTTACATGAGTGTGtgtagtttgtgaaaattcatcaagctgtaaaTTTATAATCTGAGTGCTTTTCTATATATGTCTATGTTACATtacaattaaaaatgagaatagtttaaATTACTGTATGCCCAATTAGAAGAAATGAATACCGAAAAATACAACTTAGAATTTACACAAGAAAAAACACACTATCTGATAGTCCTCTATCTTTTAactaaattgaatttgtaattaaaaccTTCCCACAAGAAAAACACCCAGATAGCTTCACTAGTGAATGCTACCACACATCTGAGGAAAAAATAATGCTAATTTTAACAGATACCTTTTATGCCCAAACTCACATTTGGTCAGCTTCCCTTTTAATCCAGAAGAGGGGAGCATTTATCCACAGTTTCCTGTCCCCCATTGGTCAATGGTTATACATGGGGTGTTAACTGCCTTGTATTTCCAGGTTGTACATGTGTAAATGAGTGTTAGTAGGGAGATTCCCACACCTCTCCTCAGAGAAGCCATAGGGATAAAAGGTGAAAAATATAAGTGGAGACACTGCCAAGTTACACCTGCCCCAAATTGtcactcccttctttcttttgagTGGACAGTTCAGAAGTACATTCTACATCATTGCATGGAAGATCCCAGCAGGATTAAGCTTCACTTGTCCCCAGCACATTCCTTTTTGCTTTTGCTCCTTCCCAGTTTCACACTTCCCGCTTCCTTATTTCTGTTACCTGGGATCATTTTCCCAAATAAACCAAATGTATGAAGGCTAAGACACCAATTTTACACAAACTCTTTCAGTCATCAACTTGTTTATACtagtagaaatatttattttaatatactatAATCACagatatattattaataaaaccATATCCAGCAATATGTATGCAGCAAGTTGGGCCATTATTTGTAGTGGATATGCAATTGTATatgtacaaaatttaaaataatctacaGATAAATTATCAGAATTAATATGTGAATTTATCAGGATTGCTGGATACAAAGTTTAGgtataaaaatcaattgcataTCTATAAACCAGCAATACATTAGAAGATGAAAAgtaaagaagatattttcaataacataaatatatcaaatacctatgaaaaaaataaaaaatgtacaagAACTCTACAcagaactataaaatataattgagaaaaattaaagaagactaaaTAAGTAGACATTCATTGTGCCTTGACTGGAAGAACCAATATAATAAAGACGTCAATTCTCTCCAAACTGAATTATAGGTTTAATGTGATCACAAACAATAGCTTAAcatatgtttcttgtttctttccttccttccttccttcctccctccctccttcctctttctctctcctttttccccttctttccatccatccatccatccatctatccatctttccttccctctctcttgaaaccaatttgaaaatttgtatggagacacagataCCAGAATGgccagaatatatttgaagaaggaaaaataaagtgggaGGACTTGCTCTATagattaagatttattttaaggatacTATAATTAAAACAATTGGATATTGTTTCACGATTAGACTTACAGACCAATAgaatagagaggccagaaataagcacacacaaatatgtgtttttgccatttatgacaaaatggCACTTAAGAACAGTGGGGAAAAAGTCTCACAACCAtcactttttttctaattatttttctaatatgcaAATTGATGTACACCTGCAAAAACATAAACCTTGCAGTCAACGTAAAACTTTAATATCCACACTACTATTTTGTACTGGAaagattatattttaatgaatgtTTTTAATAGTCTAAAAAACATTTATCCATGTACGTACCAATATGtattttgaaacacacacacacacacacacacacacacacacacaatgttatGACATTTAGGCAAACAGGCTCGGAACAGTTTTCTGTCATGGTGCATTTGTATTTCATACATCTGCTTTTCCTGCAGCTTTGTGTCTGTACTGGGTTTGTGCATCACACAAAATATCTTACAGGATCAGATGGTGTACCTCAGTCTTACAGTGTTCTCTTTTGGAAGACCTCAGGTCTGTTAACATCACAAAGGATCACACTGTAATATAGAAAGTAGACAGTATCTGCATATCTGAAATTTACTTATTATTAAAACTCACTTTATTTGCTAGAAGCTGATTTATGAAACTGGAATCTGTAAATTTCCCTTTATCCAAACCTTCCAGTATTCAATGTTATCACCATTCAAgcattgtattaaaaaaaattgtatatgtaGGAAAAACACCATTTCACAggttttttaatggaattttttctttctgcGCCATGTGCTACAAAACGGAGCATGTTGAGTGTCATGAGGCATTGCACTAACCCATCTCAAAAAAAATATCCTCAAATGACATTGCAGACAAACAGTCCTATGGAAGTAAGCTGCACAGCTCTGACAAAGGATGTGCTATAGCCCTTCTGTGCAAACAACAGTCAGGTGCT
This genomic window from Kogia breviceps isolate mKogBre1 chromosome 5, mKogBre1 haplotype 1, whole genome shotgun sequence contains:
- the RPL22L1 gene encoding ribosomal protein eL22-like, with product MAVKKDRKPKKSTWKFNLDLTHPVEDGIFDSGNFEQFLREKVKVNGKTGNLGNVVHIECFKNKITVVSEKQFSKRYLKYLTKKYLKKNNLRDWLRVVASDKETYELRYFQISQDEDGSESED